The genomic DNA TAATATCGCACAATTTTGCGACATTCTTTGGTGTGAATGCCATGCTATACCGTTCGCAAAGCTGGTTATAAGTTAGCCCATCCATACCTACTGCATCAATCATTATCGCCATATTAATGCTTACTTTTTTATTAATACAATAGGTTAATAGCTTTTGTAAAAACATCTATTTATCTCCTAATATTAATATTTACACCTATTATTGTAGGAATATTCTGTATTTGACATTAAATTTACATAATTATACATATAAATGTATAAAGGTAATAATGAATAAATATTTTTTATTTAAATACTTGATGAGATTAAAAAATATAAATAGTATTTATATTAGATGATAGGTTGATCTGAGAGGGGTATCACTAGAAAAAGTATTGGGTATGGATAGAAGAAAGCTCCAATGACTTTACTAAGTCATTGGAGCAAAATTATTGGAGGGAAATGTAACGGGTCAAATTAGATCTTAAACGATTCTAATTTTCCACCTTTATCTAGCTCGATTTGTATAACCGAAGGCATTCTGCCTTGTCCAGTCCAGGTCTTGCGTTTTCCATTGATAAAATATTCATACTTGGGAACACGTTTTGGTTTCTCTGAATCATGAGAGTATTTGACATCTGGTGAATGCATAGCTGCCATTACTTCTTCAAGACCAACGCCTTTATCCAGCAAAATCTTTGCTACTTCTTTCACATTTTCAGCATGTACTTTTGCTTCAAGCGCTCTTTCTTCTTCTTCTTTAATACGTTCTTCTAGGATATGCCCTAATCGTTCATGCGCTGCTTTTAGTTCATTCACAGTCATTTCATGGCGGGCATAGCCTCTTAAACGTCTAGTATCTAAAAGAATGGTTTTAACACTAATTGCTGTTGTCATAATTTTGCTTCCATAATCTATATCACACAAAAACTTAAGCCATACGGAGTTTGTTTTTCATATCTAGACTGCTATGGTTAATTGTTACTTTTTTTTAAATCTTTATTGTTAGCAGAATGAAAAAATATATGGCTAAAAATTAAAAGCCTAGCTACTTTTCATACATGGTGCTTTTATATGAAAGTAGATTGAGCGATTGAAACACTGAGAGATAGACTGCAATGACAAGCAAGCTCAATAATATCTGCCATTACTATTGGACGAGATTATATACAAAAACGTGAGGTGAGTCATTATTTGTTCATAAATAGATTGTATTTTGAATAAAAATGATAATTTCAAGAAGAATGAAAAGCATCATAAAATATAAGTGATTTATGAAAGGATTTCAGAAAAAGTAACCTTTTTATGCACTTTTTAATCAATTTTCACTAAAACTCTGTAAATTGCGAAGTTTTAAGTTTATCCAAATTCTCATAAGTAATACTATTAGTGAAACGCATACATCACCCAATAGTAATGACATGAGTTATAACACTTGTGTTGACAGGTAATTATGAGAAGTAAATCTGAAATTCCAAATAGGTATCGACCTGATGGCTATGATTATTACCCGATAGATTCACAGCTAAGTGATGAAAATAAACTTAGTCTACAACTCACATCGTTTAAAGAACAGCATAGCGATTTATATAATGTTGTTCGCTTTATTCATGCTCTAATCACGGTATTGAAGCACCATCCTAATGGTGAGGTTGATTTAATCATGAATCCGGAATCGTCCATTGCTGAGATGTTGACTTATAAAACTCAGCAGTGGCAAGCATTGGAAGAAGTGTTACTGGGTATCAGAAACAACCAAATACATGCTTATGTGAATGTTCGAGTTTTAAGCGATTACGATAAGAGTGGGGACTTCAATGTTTGTGTTTATTCATTTGAATTGATTGCTCAAAATGGCCAATATATTTTAAAGCAAAGTGAGCCTGTACCTTTATTTCCTGATAATTGCAGAGTGAAGATATTACCGACGAATGTTGGTATTGTTCGTTTATTGGCTAAGTATCGCATGATTTTAAAAGTACAAAGCGAGTCTAATCGCTATGGGCTGACTCAGTATGAATACGCTAAATCAGTCACCTATTTAACTCAGTGGTTATCGTCATTTTTGTTTTCTGATAATGGCATTATTCTAGGTTTATCGGACGTTGGTGAAACAAAAATAAAGTTACTTTTCTCTAAGACTACTTATCTTGACTTTAATTATGAAGTGAATAAAAGGATTAAAGGTGGTCACCCTTTTCAGTTGTCCATTATCACGAAACCAATGTCTTTCTCGAATGATTTATTAATATTACCGATTGTGATTGATGGCGATTCAATTCGCGCAATAGACAGGCAGGAGTTTAAGGAAACATTGAATGTTAACTTTATCTATGGCGATAAAGTGGATGTTTTTATGGGATTGAAAACACTCTACAACCTTTATATTAGTCAGTCTCATTAAAGCAAAAAAAGAAACATAAAAACCAAACTTTACGCTTAATATTGCCGATG from Vibrio casei includes the following:
- a CDS encoding H-NS histone family protein; the protein is MTTAISVKTILLDTRRLRGYARHEMTVNELKAAHERLGHILEERIKEEEERALEAKVHAENVKEVAKILLDKGVGLEEVMAAMHSPDVKYSHDSEKPKRVPKYEYFINGKRKTWTGQGRMPSVIQIELDKGGKLESFKI